The DNA sequence GCTTCATCGTCATCAATCAAATATGTGCGATTGTGGCGCTGTGACTAAAACAGAGGGAGTTTCTTTGTCATGCTCCCACAGAACTGTGACTAAAACAGAGGGAGTTTCTTTGTCATGCTCCCACAGAACCAGCGTCCTCAACACTGCCTCCAGTAATCTTGGTTTGTGAATCCTCCTAAGAGCCAAAAAGGATATTTGAGCATAAGTAAAGGATTCAAGTTTTTCGCAAACAAATCGTGCAATGCTATGGAGTATAGATTCCAAGGATAGACAAGTTTAGCATCCACAAGAGTAAATGGTAATGACATAAGATTTGTAACACCAATGCCATCTCATATGATCTGCCGAAATGGCAAATGATAGGGGGCATGACAAGCACTGCATATCCTTGTGCCGTCATAAAATCTGCACAAACACATGCTAAATATTGCACCCTCCTACCAATATAAAATCTGCATTTGAACTCATGTACCATGAGTTATGCAAATCAGAAATGATGGTGTGGTACTTTATCAAGATTCAGTGTCAAGCAATTGCTGTGTAATGAATAAACAAAAAACAGTTGACTAAAATTGTAAAATGTGGAATTAATGGAAGATTATCACAATTATACAATAATCCAATGCTCGGAAGTAACTTAACAAAATCTAAGGACCAAACATCTGAAAATACTTTACCAGGGTACTCAAGCACGGGCTCACCTTGTTGCATACCAAAGAAGGAGGCCATGACATGAAGTAGGGATGAGCAGGGCTTGTATATGTATCATCAAATATCTTGTTTAGCTTTCCTGTTTCCAGGCAGAGGGATATGAGGGACTCGGTATGCTCACCATACTTAATACAGAGGTACACAAAGCCATCGATAAATGCCTCAATCTGCACCGTGGAATCATACTCTGTTGAAGACTTAGTGACATCAATGAATGTACTCAGTGAAAAAGTATCTTCCAGCATCCATTTCTCAACACCGTCATCATCGGCTCCCCAAACACGAACAACAAGTGTTCCTATCTTTGCGTCAGAGTCATCTACCCCAACCATACAGAGCTTCCCATCCTTGGTCTGGCCAAGCCTAAACAGCATATCCTCTATCTCTGCCAAGAAATGCGGCAAGCTCAATCTAGAAAATTGCATTGTCACGGTGTTGAGAGCGAGCACATAGGCTTGGCTCGCGTGTTTCCAATAGACAAATCCATTCAGCTGCGTGCCAGGGTAGAACAAGCGAACGTCGCCTTCAGGATGTGGCGGGGTCTCCACCCACGGAAAAACCTGCCACTCGCTGGTCGCCGTTGAGAAGACGGCTAGGCTCGGCGTGTCCTGGTGCTGGACACAGACCATACGGAACACGCTCTGGTCCTCTTCCGAGAAGAGGATGTGGAACTCAGGGGAGATGGAGAAGATGATATCCTCGGGCGGGTGGGGGAAGAGATGCAGTGCCTGCGTGAGGGGGTTGTAGGCAGCGATCTGGTCGGTGGCATTGTTGACGAGGACGACGTAGCCGCCGTGGAAGCTCTGCAGCTCCCACCCGAGGGTGGAGTCGCCGCTGTCTTCTGGGATCCGGGTGAGGAGGAAATCGGCGCCGCGGACGGCGGCCGTTAGGTCCGGGTCGGAGCGGCTGCGGAGGGGGACGAAGGGAGGGACGGCTTCGCGGCCGGGGTCGCAGAAGAAGCCAAGGATCTGCGGCGGGTGGAGTGCCCGGAATCGGCGGCGGAAGGCGGGGGACGAACGGACGGCGTGGAGGAAGGTGCGGCAGGCGAGCGCGGCGCGGACGAGGCTCGgaagggagggaaggaggaggaagatctCACAAAGGAGGTCGTCGCCGATAGCAGTAATGGTGGTGGGCGCCGTCGGCGGGCGTTTCGCCGGCGGCGGTTGCCCGAGGTCGGAGGccatggcggcggagaagacgagagACGAGCGGCAGGGGCTGTGCCTTGTTCATCTCCCAGTTCTCGTGGCCGCCGCGATGGACCACAACTGGGCCTTGTCCAAGCATAGCTAACCAGGCCTCGGCTGGGCTGTTGCTTTATATGGGCCAAGAGTATACATCGGAGCACTGCTTTTCTACGACTGTGAAGCCCTGCATCCTAGAGGATATATTATATGCTTGCATTGCTTAAAAAAAGGATATGGTTGGATTGGACCCTATAGCCTCAAGGAAGAGAGCTTTCTAAAAAAAAGGCATTAGGAAGAGAAGCTCCATTTTTCCGCACGTGTTTGCACCTACCGGCCCCCCTTGTCTTCGGTGGGCACTTCGCCACGAGGAGACGAGGGAAACACGAAACAGAGTTGGAGTGTAGTTTAAATTTTTCTCAGGTTAGTTTTCTGTGTCCATGTCTGTGGCGACTCAACGGTGGAGGCAATGTCGCATGACTCTGTCCCCGTCCAGGTGTGGTTAACATGGCTGACAGGCACACATCAAGGTGTTTCTGGTGTTGTTGTCTCGTGGATCATAAGTATTAGATATGTGGATCATCATCCTACACTTTGTCCCGTCAAAGCGGTAATGGCAGAAAGTGGTTATCCTGTTTCACTCTTTTCTATTCTTGGCCTCTTCCTCGACAATATGGCAACAAAGCAGCGGTC is a window from the Triticum aestivum cultivar Chinese Spring unplaced genomic scaffold, IWGSC CS RefSeq v2.1 scaffold170211, whole genome shotgun sequence genome containing:
- the LOC123176969 gene encoding uncharacterized protein, with translation MASDLGQPPPAKRPPTAPTTITAIGDDLLCEIFLLLPSLPSLVRAALACRTFLHAVRSSPAFRRRFRALHPPQILGFFCDPGREAVPPFVPLRSRSDPDLTAAVRGADFLLTRIPEDSGDSTLGWELQSFHGGYVVLVNNATDQIAAYNPLTQALHLFPHPPEDIIFSISPEFHILFSEEDQSVFRMVCVQHQDTPSLAVFSTATSEWQVFPWVETPPHPEGDVRLFYPGTQLNGFVYWKHASQAYVLALNTVTMQFSRLSLPHFLAEIEDMLFRLGQTKDGKLCMVGVDDSDAKIGTLVVRVWGADDDGVEKWMLEDTFSLSTFIDVTKSSTEYDSTVQIEAFIDGFVYLCIKYGEHTESLISLCLETGKLNKIFDDTYTSPAHPYFMSWPPSLVCNKEDSQTKITGGSVEDAGSVGA